One Heliomicrobium gestii DNA window includes the following coding sequences:
- a CDS encoding nitroreductase family protein, whose product MELRDVIYGRRSVRKYTEQPVEREQVEALLAAAVQAPSAMNSQPWAFAVIQDKARLKTYSDQAKVIMLEFCETRPILQKYRSLFTDPDYNIFYDASTLIVIYAKPAGPNPTIDCALAAQNIMLAARDQGIGTCWIGFALGLFNDAVAKAELGVPAEYQAVAPLIAGYPQGDFRTMRKKSPEVLAWLEG is encoded by the coding sequence ATGGAATTGCGAGATGTCATCTATGGGCGCCGTTCGGTGCGCAAATATACGGAGCAACCGGTGGAACGGGAGCAGGTCGAGGCGTTGCTGGCGGCGGCGGTCCAAGCGCCGAGCGCCATGAACAGCCAGCCCTGGGCCTTCGCTGTCATCCAAGATAAAGCGCGGCTGAAAACCTATTCCGATCAGGCCAAGGTGATCATGCTGGAATTCTGTGAGACACGGCCGATCTTACAGAAGTATCGCTCGCTCTTTACCGATCCGGACTATAACATCTTTTACGACGCATCGACGCTGATTGTGATCTACGCCAAACCGGCCGGTCCCAACCCGACCATCGACTGCGCCCTGGCAGCCCAGAACATCATGCTGGCGGCGCGGGATCAGGGGATTGGCACCTGCTGGATCGGCTTTGCCTTGGGGCTATTCAACGACGCAGTTGCGAAAGCCGAACTGGGCGTTCCCGCAGAGTATCAGGCGGTGGCGCCGCTGATCGCCGGCTATCCCCAGGGGGATTTCCGGACGATGCGCAAGAAATCGCCGGAAGTTTTGGCTTGGTTGGAAGGTTGA
- a CDS encoding helix-turn-helix domain-containing protein, with translation MSRLAHHAERLKQKREAAGISIESLAQTLGVSVWTIRNWENANPERNREPSYHHLRQMVEMYRCTADEIIGIRHSEQRDLSSLMTVYPVEVDGERLTEAEKEIVLNLARSLIQNRQKS, from the coding sequence GTGAGCAGATTGGCCCATCATGCAGAGCGATTGAAACAAAAACGAGAGGCCGCCGGCATCTCCATCGAATCGCTGGCCCAAACCCTGGGTGTCAGCGTATGGACGATTCGAAACTGGGAAAATGCTAATCCCGAACGCAACCGGGAACCGAGTTACCATCATCTGCGCCAAATGGTCGAAATGTATCGCTGCACCGCCGACGAGATCATCGGCATCCGGCATAGTGAACAGCGAGATCTGTCCAGTTTGATGACCGTTTATCCAGTGGAGGTCGACGGTGAACGCTTGACCGAGGCCGAGAAGGAGATCGTGCTCAACCTCGCGCGCAGCCTGATCCAAAACCGGCAAAAAAGTTGA
- a CDS encoding DUF6838 family protein, which translates to MSRQSMDAIRVKLNELFPSIPSVYIGAPPAGFARPAFCCRLIAGKSIPLNRTLWQERATWKIIYYPPQDAVPDGETDDLQPLTVASRIWEHLSEEMTLSSPGGARYRIVDGKISTGDGEARVTFALETEWGRAEPVYETVGEIDHQMG; encoded by the coding sequence ATGTCCCGTCAAAGCATGGATGCGATCCGGGTGAAGCTGAACGAACTGTTCCCGTCGATCCCATCGGTGTATATTGGCGCCCCGCCTGCCGGTTTTGCGCGGCCCGCCTTTTGTTGCCGGCTGATTGCCGGTAAAAGCATCCCCCTTAACCGAACCCTGTGGCAAGAGCGAGCGACCTGGAAAATCATCTATTACCCTCCCCAAGATGCCGTTCCGGACGGTGAGACGGACGATCTTCAGCCACTGACGGTCGCCAGCCGAATTTGGGAGCATCTATCCGAGGAGATGACCTTGAGCAGTCCCGGCGGCGCCCGTTACCGCATCGTCGACGGGAAAATCTCAACGGGCGATGGCGAAGCTCGCGTCACCTTTGCCCTGGAGACCGAGTGGGGACGGGCCGAACCGGTCTACGAGACCGTAGGCGAAATCGATCACCAGATGGGGTGA
- the malQ gene encoding 4-alpha-glucanotransferase, protein MQERVSGVLLHPTSLPGPHGVGDLGVDAYRFVDFLSRTRQRLWQVLPLGPTGRGHSPYSCQSAFAGNPLMISLERLREDGLLTGTEVEEVDRSNPFRANFSWAYWYKGSRLRLAYERFRALPDRSPLKMEHERFCYQHNRWLDPFAQFMALKNRFGDTSWLDWDPEFACPDELGWANTMHAFFDEANYQKFVQFIFFRQWYALKAYANERGIRIVGDIPIYVSLDSADVWGERAIFALNEKGFPKEVGGVPPDYFSQTGQLWGNPVYNWEYLKSTGYHWWIERFRHNLSLADIIRVDHFRGFEAYWSVPYGETTAVNGQWRKGPAEALFFAVEKALGPIPIIAEDLGMITPEVIALRERFAFPGMKIMHFSFEGQNGFNHLFYDHDKNYVIYPGNHDNDTTLSWFLTLPSSDREKLLAYFRCDGRDVVWEMIRFAMASNYNTALFAMQDLLDLGVEARMNLPGTINDKNWMWRFAWSQIDETLMEKLSCMTVLYRRWSAKDGAKSAM, encoded by the coding sequence TTGCAGGAACGTGTAAGTGGGGTGCTCTTGCATCCCACCTCTTTACCCGGTCCCCATGGTGTCGGCGATTTGGGTGTCGACGCCTATCGCTTCGTTGATTTTCTGTCTCGCACCCGGCAGCGGTTGTGGCAGGTGCTTCCCTTGGGCCCCACGGGGCGCGGACACAGCCCCTATTCCTGCCAATCCGCTTTTGCCGGCAATCCGCTCATGATCAGCCTGGAGCGACTGCGGGAGGACGGGCTGCTGACAGGCACCGAGGTGGAAGAGGTCGACCGCTCCAACCCCTTTCGGGCCAACTTTTCCTGGGCTTACTGGTATAAGGGCTCCCGGTTGCGCCTCGCCTATGAGCGCTTTCGCGCTTTGCCCGATCGCTCGCCCTTGAAAATGGAGCATGAGCGTTTTTGCTACCAGCACAACCGCTGGCTCGATCCCTTTGCCCAGTTCATGGCTCTAAAGAATCGTTTCGGCGATACCAGTTGGTTGGACTGGGATCCCGAATTCGCCTGCCCCGATGAGTTGGGCTGGGCCAATACGATGCACGCCTTTTTTGACGAAGCGAACTACCAGAAGTTTGTCCAGTTCATCTTTTTCCGCCAGTGGTATGCCCTCAAGGCCTATGCCAACGAGCGGGGGATCCGGATCGTCGGCGATATCCCCATTTACGTCTCCCTCGACAGCGCCGATGTCTGGGGGGAACGGGCCATCTTCGCCCTGAACGAAAAAGGGTTCCCCAAGGAGGTCGGCGGGGTGCCGCCTGATTACTTCAGCCAGACGGGGCAACTATGGGGGAACCCCGTCTATAACTGGGAGTACCTGAAATCGACGGGCTATCACTGGTGGATCGAGCGGTTTCGCCATAACCTCTCCCTGGCCGATATCATTCGCGTCGATCACTTCCGCGGTTTTGAGGCCTACTGGTCCGTTCCGTACGGGGAAACGACGGCTGTCAACGGCCAATGGCGCAAAGGGCCCGCTGAGGCGCTGTTCTTTGCCGTGGAAAAGGCGCTGGGACCGATCCCGATCATTGCCGAGGATCTGGGCATGATCACGCCGGAGGTCATCGCGCTTCGGGAACGCTTCGCCTTCCCGGGCATGAAGATCATGCATTTCTCTTTTGAGGGTCAAAACGGCTTCAACCACCTCTTCTATGATCATGATAAAAACTACGTCATTTATCCGGGCAATCACGACAACGACACGACCCTGAGCTGGTTTTTGACGCTTCCCTCTTCAGACAGGGAAAAGCTGCTGGCCTATTTCCGTTGTGATGGGCGGGATGTCGTCTGGGAGATGATCCGCTTTGCGATGGCCTCCAATTACAATACGGCCCTTTTCGCCATGCAGGACTTGCTGGATCTGGGTGTGGAAGCGCGAATGAACCTGCCGGGGACGATCAATGACAAAAACTGGATGTGGCGCTTCGCCTGGAGCCAGATCGACGAGACGTTGATGGAAAAACTCTCCTGTATGACCGTTCTTTACCGGCGCTGGTCGGCGAAGGACGGGGCGAAGAGCGCGATGTAA
- a CDS encoding MFS transporter, whose protein sequence is MNKNTAVSAPAAAPTPHPRRWWILFSVMAASVMGPIDGSVVNVALPTFSQVFQVGLHTVSWVTMAYLLVLGSLILTYGRLGDIYGFKRILLLGIALFTAASALCALAPTIWVLVAFRALQAIGAGMFMAVGPAIIASVFPPQERGRALGTNGMVVAVGLALGPTLGGFLLTWAGWKAIFLINIPVGLLGFLLCLRMVPARQDTRPQSFDLAGAALGFFTLGAVLLAGSYGEEWGWTSPVIVALLALFAVGAAAFVAWERRVEQPMLDLGLFKNRVFLSANFAGLMNFMALSSMMFLLPFFMQQVLRMDAGRIGMVLTVSPALMLVMSPLSGTLSDKFGTRRLAFAGQSLVAVSLFLMAGLRPEAQAVDVIWRLSIFGLGAGIFQAPNNSAVMGSVPRHRLGIGSGVLATVRNVGMVLGIAVSSALVTWQAGVHAAPGAVDGTAGFMAGLRTAFLAGSLLAASGAVASLARGELEGAGEKAAEKGPKR, encoded by the coding sequence TTGAACAAAAACACTGCTGTTTCTGCGCCTGCCGCCGCGCCTACGCCCCATCCGCGCCGCTGGTGGATCCTGTTTTCGGTCATGGCCGCCAGTGTGATGGGCCCCATCGACGGCAGTGTCGTCAATGTGGCCTTGCCCACCTTCAGCCAGGTCTTTCAGGTCGGCTTGCATACGGTCAGTTGGGTGACCATGGCCTACCTGCTGGTGTTGGGCAGCCTGATCCTGACCTACGGCCGTCTCGGCGATATCTATGGGTTCAAACGCATCCTGTTGCTCGGCATCGCCCTCTTTACGGCGGCCTCCGCCCTTTGCGCCCTGGCGCCGACCATCTGGGTGCTCGTCGCCTTTCGCGCCCTGCAAGCCATCGGCGCCGGCATGTTCATGGCTGTCGGCCCCGCCATCATCGCCTCTGTCTTTCCGCCGCAGGAACGGGGTCGCGCCTTGGGGACGAACGGGATGGTCGTCGCCGTCGGTCTGGCCCTCGGCCCCACTTTAGGGGGATTCCTGCTCACCTGGGCCGGTTGGAAAGCCATCTTTTTGATCAACATCCCTGTTGGCCTGCTGGGTTTTCTCCTCTGCCTGCGCATGGTGCCTGCCCGCCAGGATACCCGTCCCCAGTCCTTTGACTTGGCCGGCGCGGCCTTGGGCTTCTTTACCCTTGGCGCCGTTTTGCTGGCCGGGAGCTATGGCGAGGAGTGGGGATGGACATCGCCGGTGATCGTGGCGCTGCTCGCCCTCTTTGCTGTCGGAGCCGCCGCCTTTGTCGCCTGGGAGCGCCGGGTGGAGCAGCCCATGCTCGATCTCGGCCTGTTTAAAAACCGGGTCTTTTTGTCGGCCAATTTTGCCGGATTGATGAATTTCATGGCCCTATCGTCGATGATGTTCTTGCTGCCCTTTTTCATGCAACAGGTGCTCCGAATGGACGCCGGGCGGATCGGGATGGTCCTGACTGTGTCGCCGGCGCTGATGCTCGTCATGTCGCCGCTGAGCGGGACCCTTTCTGACAAGTTCGGGACGCGACGGTTGGCCTTTGCCGGCCAGTCTCTCGTCGCGGTCTCGCTTTTTCTGATGGCCGGTTTGCGTCCTGAGGCCCAAGCTGTTGATGTGATCTGGCGGTTGAGCATCTTTGGGCTGGGAGCCGGCATCTTTCAGGCGCCGAACAACAGCGCCGTCATGGGCAGCGTTCCCCGCCACCGCCTCGGCATCGGATCCGGTGTGCTGGCGACGGTGCGCAATGTGGGCATGGTTCTCGGCATCGCCGTCAGCAGCGCCCTGGTCACCTGGCAGGCCGGCGTGCATGCCGCGCCGGGGGCGGTCGACGGGACGGCCGGATTTATGGCAGGGTTGCGGACGGCCTTTCTCGCCGGGTCGTTGTTGGCCGCCTCCGGCGCCGTCGCCTCGCTGGCCCGGGGGGAACTGGAAGGCGCAGGGGAGAAGGCTGCCGAGAAAGGGCCGAAAAGGTAA
- a CDS encoding phage tail sheath subtilisin-like domain-containing protein: MGLPSVNIIFQQKAVKAIERGSVGILAMVLKDPLATSLVEFKLSDIADMPAELTAENKEYVEHAFMGTPQEVKVVVLPAGASDYSAALNYLEAIRFNLAVFPGIAAADTTTIASWAKSMRDAKERKIQVVLPHSAADHEAVINFATDNIQAFGKTYDASRYAARIAGLIAGLPLTVAPTFRVLSEVQDVPKLSKADADAAVDAGKLILYHDGGKVKIARGVTSLVTTTEDKGADWKKIKLSRIYDMMYQDIKETIEDEYIGSVQNSYENKLLLLNAINAYYEVLEQERVLDTGKNRCAINLPAQKTYLKSIGEAVDAMTEAQLKEANTRDKVFLVSNVKGLDAIEEVQLVVNL; the protein is encoded by the coding sequence TTGGGTCTGCCTTCTGTCAACATCATTTTCCAACAAAAGGCCGTCAAGGCCATCGAGCGCGGTTCTGTAGGCATCCTGGCTATGGTGCTGAAGGATCCCCTCGCCACATCGCTCGTCGAATTCAAACTGAGCGATATCGCCGACATGCCTGCGGAGCTGACGGCGGAAAACAAGGAATATGTCGAACATGCCTTCATGGGGACGCCCCAGGAAGTGAAAGTGGTCGTCCTGCCCGCCGGCGCCAGCGACTACAGCGCGGCCCTGAACTACCTGGAAGCGATCCGGTTCAACCTCGCTGTCTTCCCCGGCATCGCCGCCGCTGACACGACGACCATTGCCTCCTGGGCCAAATCGATGCGCGACGCGAAGGAACGCAAGATCCAGGTCGTGCTTCCCCATTCGGCGGCCGATCATGAAGCGGTGATCAACTTCGCCACCGACAACATCCAGGCCTTCGGCAAGACCTATGATGCCAGCCGGTACGCGGCGCGCATCGCCGGACTGATCGCCGGGCTGCCCCTGACTGTGGCCCCCACGTTCCGCGTTCTTTCCGAGGTGCAGGATGTGCCCAAGCTGTCCAAAGCCGACGCCGACGCCGCTGTCGACGCGGGCAAGCTCATCCTCTACCATGATGGCGGCAAGGTGAAGATCGCCCGGGGCGTCACGTCGCTGGTGACCACCACCGAGGACAAGGGCGCCGACTGGAAAAAGATCAAGCTCAGCCGGATCTATGACATGATGTACCAGGACATCAAGGAAACCATCGAAGATGAGTACATCGGTTCCGTCCAGAACAGCTACGAAAACAAGCTGCTTCTGCTCAATGCCATTAACGCCTACTACGAGGTGCTGGAGCAGGAACGGGTGCTCGACACCGGCAAAAACCGCTGCGCCATCAACCTGCCGGCCCAGAAGACCTACTTGAAGAGCATCGGCGAAGCCGTCGACGCCATGACGGAAGCGCAACTGAAAGAGGCCAACACCCGCGACAAGGTGTTCCTCGTCTCCAACGTCAAAGGGCTGGACGCCATCGAAGAAGTCCAGCTTGTCGTAAATCTGTAA
- the abc-f gene encoding ribosomal protection-like ABC-F family protein has protein sequence MVVAAFCAVKKYFGDRLILAIDELKIYRHDRIGVVGRNGAGKSTLLRLLEGQLHPDEGRIRRYAEMAVIAQLGEGAEKRHDAERRDQGDPLNHRDSRRDKDRDPVDGDIWTQESAYTEKLFHVQPGHCEQRSGGEWTRRKIAAALGRPSGILLADEPTANLDLAGARLLESRLMAYDGAILLVSHDRELLDRLCNRILEIENGCVRLFEGSYAAYRDQKRTEAAQQMAEYTAYVEERERLEAAMREKSQQAKAIRSTPTRMGNSEARLHKRGVNSKRAKIDRGAQAIASRLAQLEEKERPETPPGIFFDRPGEGALPGKIAIRADNVSKRIGDRELFGGVSFEIRRGRKVALVGDNGAGKSTLLHMILAREQGITVHPAARIGFFDQNVERLPGERTVLETLRNVTNRPESFVRTLLARLNFRRDDVHKPVGMLSGGERVKVQLALTLVQDFNVLLLDEPTNYLDIDALEALESLLKEYPGTVLFVSHDRRLIEQVADEILLVEGGRVSASQPALTALSTLAAHPASPAHSAHSAYPVHPAHPARLKQPERAQPLTEKPVGSAGRRPGPTKADHSGERLLLQCRMADLGGRLSLPRRKGDEAERSRWEEEYRQVVAELARLNRHD, from the coding sequence ATGGTCGTAGCAGCGTTTTGTGCCGTAAAAAAGTACTTTGGCGATCGCCTGATCCTGGCGATCGATGAATTGAAGATCTACCGCCATGACCGGATCGGCGTCGTGGGACGCAACGGGGCCGGGAAGAGCACCCTTCTCCGGCTCCTGGAAGGACAACTGCATCCGGATGAAGGTCGAATCCGGCGGTATGCGGAAATGGCGGTCATCGCGCAACTGGGGGAGGGGGCCGAAAAGCGTCACGACGCCGAGAGGCGCGACCAGGGAGACCCGCTCAATCATCGGGACAGTCGCAGGGACAAGGATAGGGACCCTGTCGACGGGGACATTTGGACGCAGGAATCGGCTTACACGGAAAAACTCTTTCACGTCCAGCCCGGCCACTGCGAACAGCGAAGCGGCGGCGAGTGGACGCGCCGCAAGATCGCCGCGGCCCTTGGCCGGCCCTCGGGGATCTTGCTCGCCGATGAACCGACGGCCAACCTCGATCTGGCCGGCGCGAGGCTGTTGGAAAGTCGCCTGATGGCCTATGACGGCGCCATCCTGCTCGTTTCCCACGACCGGGAACTGCTCGATCGGCTGTGCAACCGCATTCTGGAGATAGAGAACGGCTGTGTCCGCCTCTTTGAGGGCAGTTACGCCGCCTACCGCGATCAAAAGCGAACAGAGGCGGCCCAGCAGATGGCCGAGTATACCGCCTATGTAGAGGAGCGAGAACGCTTGGAGGCGGCCATGCGGGAAAAATCCCAGCAGGCCAAGGCGATCCGTTCGACACCGACCCGCATGGGGAATTCGGAAGCCCGCTTGCATAAGCGCGGCGTCAACAGCAAGCGGGCCAAGATCGACCGCGGCGCCCAAGCCATTGCGTCGCGCCTCGCACAGTTGGAGGAGAAGGAAAGACCGGAGACACCGCCGGGAATCTTCTTTGACCGCCCCGGCGAAGGGGCGCTGCCCGGGAAGATCGCCATCCGGGCTGACAATGTGAGCAAGCGCATCGGCGATCGGGAACTCTTTGGCGGCGTCAGCTTCGAGATCCGCCGGGGACGCAAGGTCGCCTTGGTTGGCGATAATGGCGCGGGCAAAAGCACTTTGCTTCACATGATCCTGGCGCGGGAACAGGGGATCACCGTCCACCCGGCGGCGCGCATCGGTTTTTTTGATCAGAATGTGGAGCGTCTGCCCGGAGAACGGACAGTGCTGGAAACGCTGCGGAACGTGACAAACCGGCCCGAGTCCTTTGTGCGGACCTTGCTGGCGCGGCTGAATTTCCGGCGTGACGATGTGCATAAGCCAGTGGGCATGCTCAGCGGCGGAGAACGAGTGAAAGTGCAACTGGCGTTAACGCTGGTCCAGGACTTCAATGTGTTGCTCCTCGACGAACCGACGAACTACCTTGACATCGACGCCTTGGAGGCGCTGGAGTCATTGCTCAAAGAGTATCCCGGCACGGTTCTTTTCGTGTCCCATGATCGCCGGCTCATCGAGCAGGTCGCTGATGAAATCCTGTTGGTCGAGGGGGGACGGGTCAGCGCGAGTCAGCCGGCGCTTACCGCACTCTCGACGCTCGCGGCACACCCGGCGAGCCCGGCGCATTCGGCGCATTCGGCGTATCCGGTGCACCCGGCGCACCCGGCGCGGCTAAAACAGCCGGAGCGGGCGCAACCGCTCACAGAGAAACCCGTGGGGTCGGCCGGCAGGCGTCCCGGGCCAACGAAGGCCGATCACTCGGGCGAACGATTGTTGCTCCAGTGTCGCATGGCCGATCTGGGGGGACGGTTGTCTCTGCCCCGCCGCAAAGGCGATGAAGCGGAACGATCCCGGTGGGAGGAAGAATACCGGCAGGTCGTCGCCGAACTGGCGCGGCTGAACAGACACGACTGA
- a CDS encoding exo-beta-N-acetylmuramidase NamZ domain-containing protein translates to MQKRWMLFCAILLALSSILLSPFPALPPAEAAAVTLGNERLMSTYHSLIAGKRVGLVTNQTGVNSRGERTVDVLAQDASVKLVALFGPEHGVDGTAKAGEYVASYQHPTLNIPVYSLYGPTRMPTEEMLRNLDVLLFDVQDIGARSYTYMSTLNYCMVAAQKYNKPIVVLDRPNPVGGVIADGPVLEDRFKTFVGVDNLPMSHGMTAGELALYFNRNIGAKLTVVPMAGWNRAMVFQDTGLPWLNTSPAIVDLDAAFGYMATGLGEGTSVFQSNFKWIGSKGIDADRYAELLNGAGLPGVTFVADRRGAAGGVRLQITDYHAFNPAKTGVYALAYAHALNGFPVPKSGDKVVMFDKIMGTDKIGIWLEAGLSPQEMEDNYRPALEAFREARKRYLIYGDQPSPPPGLIEPIRVVVDGREVAFDSAPYLDRNDRVMVPLRAIVEALGATVNWNGASGTITVEKAGKKSVFTVGSAAAVINGQQKRLDATPVILGERTMIPARYVSEAVGAAVDWDGSRRTVIVGAKP, encoded by the coding sequence ATGCAAAAACGGTGGATGCTCTTCTGTGCCATCCTGCTGGCTCTCAGTTCCATCTTGCTCTCGCCCTTCCCGGCGCTCCCGCCGGCCGAGGCGGCCGCCGTCACCTTGGGCAATGAACGCCTGATGAGTACATACCATAGCCTGATCGCCGGCAAGCGTGTCGGCCTCGTCACCAACCAGACCGGTGTCAACAGCCGCGGCGAGCGCACCGTCGACGTGCTGGCCCAGGATGCTTCGGTCAAGCTCGTAGCCCTCTTCGGCCCCGAACATGGCGTCGACGGGACGGCCAAAGCCGGTGAGTACGTGGCCTCCTACCAACACCCGACGTTGAACATCCCCGTCTACAGCCTCTACGGGCCGACGCGGATGCCGACTGAAGAGATGCTGCGCAACCTCGATGTGCTGCTCTTCGATGTCCAGGACATCGGCGCCCGTTCCTATACATACATGTCAACCTTAAACTACTGCATGGTGGCTGCCCAAAAATACAACAAACCGATCGTCGTCCTGGACCGGCCCAATCCTGTCGGCGGCGTCATCGCCGACGGCCCCGTTTTGGAGGACCGCTTTAAAACCTTCGTCGGTGTCGACAACCTGCCCATGTCCCATGGCATGACCGCCGGCGAACTGGCCCTGTACTTCAACCGCAACATCGGCGCCAAGCTCACCGTCGTGCCGATGGCCGGCTGGAATCGCGCCATGGTCTTTCAGGATACGGGTCTGCCCTGGCTGAACACGTCGCCGGCCATCGTCGATCTGGACGCCGCCTTCGGCTACATGGCCACCGGCCTCGGCGAGGGCACCAGCGTCTTCCAATCCAACTTCAAATGGATCGGTTCAAAAGGCATCGATGCCGACCGCTATGCCGAACTGCTCAACGGAGCCGGCCTGCCCGGCGTCACCTTTGTCGCTGACCGGCGCGGTGCGGCCGGCGGCGTGCGGCTTCAGATCACCGACTATCATGCCTTCAACCCGGCCAAGACCGGCGTCTACGCCCTGGCCTACGCCCATGCCCTCAACGGTTTTCCCGTGCCCAAGAGCGGCGACAAGGTGGTCATGTTTGACAAGATCATGGGCACCGACAAGATCGGGATCTGGCTGGAAGCGGGCCTATCGCCGCAAGAGATGGAGGACAACTACCGGCCCGCCTTGGAGGCCTTCCGGGAAGCACGCAAGCGCTACCTCATCTATGGCGATCAGCCGAGCCCGCCGCCCGGTCTCATCGAACCGATCCGGGTCGTTGTGGATGGCCGCGAGGTGGCCTTCGATTCAGCGCCCTACCTGGACCGGAACGACCGGGTGATGGTCCCCCTGCGGGCCATCGTCGAGGCCCTCGGCGCTACAGTCAACTGGAACGGCGCCAGCGGGACGATCACTGTCGAAAAGGCGGGAAAAAAGAGCGTCTTTACCGTCGGCAGCGCCGCCGCTGTGATCAACGGTCAGCAGAAACGCCTTGACGCCACACCGGTCATTCTTGGCGAACGCACCATGATCCCGGCCCGCTATGTGAGCGAGGCGGTCGGCGCCGCTGTCGACTGGGACGGTTCGAGGCGGACCGTGATCGTGGGGGCGAAGCCGTAG
- a CDS encoding DUF1540 domain-containing protein, with protein sequence MPQQHIHCIVSNCHYYQSGNKCVANEILVASDKFGSNQPDNVDATMAAQLSAVSASDCMSTCCKSFVPKDSGKADVDGVKRMQ encoded by the coding sequence ATGCCACAACAACACATCCATTGCATCGTCAGCAACTGCCATTACTACCAGTCGGGAAACAAGTGTGTCGCCAATGAGATCCTCGTCGCCAGCGACAAGTTTGGCTCGAATCAGCCGGACAATGTCGACGCCACGATGGCGGCGCAACTGAGCGCTGTTTCCGCGAGCGACTGCATGTCCACCTGTTGTAAATCCTTCGTGCCGAAGGATTCGGGCAAGGCCGATGTGGACGGTGTCAAGCGGATGCAGTAA
- a CDS encoding sensor histidine kinase: protein MESTPALSIEFGAKALAERLSRCEVEAQTNLIEKLEGVRVAFNALPHVVMVLNRQRQIIFCNSALLELLGDFDTKHVLGVRPGEVLRCVHAQNETGGCGTAEPCRTCGAFFALMNGVRGKLDCQDCRISVRFGESFRALDVRVLVNPIEVQGQFFSIVNMTDISHEKRRKMLERIFFHDVMNTAGGLQGLLELGRDVADLQEAKNLFGALESVAGGLVEEIAEQRDLIAAENDELKVIPAYIRSRELLHGLVRQFCANDQYGRWSVRIDEGSENATFLSSPVLLRRVLKNMLKNAVEASPAGAEITAGCRKAGDSVEFWVNNPVPMTREVQLQVFKRSFSTKGEGRGIGTYSMKLLTERYLNGRIHFDVSPESGTTFVVAYPIDNQGWKGEEFAG from the coding sequence GTGGAATCGACACCCGCTCTTTCCATCGAATTCGGCGCCAAGGCGCTGGCGGAGCGGTTGAGCCGCTGTGAGGTGGAAGCGCAGACCAACCTGATCGAAAAACTGGAAGGCGTGCGTGTCGCCTTCAACGCCCTGCCTCATGTCGTCATGGTGCTCAACCGGCAGCGGCAGATCATCTTTTGCAACTCGGCGCTCCTTGAACTGCTGGGCGACTTCGATACCAAGCACGTTCTGGGGGTGCGGCCCGGCGAGGTCTTGCGCTGCGTCCACGCCCAGAATGAGACGGGCGGCTGCGGCACGGCGGAGCCCTGCCGGACCTGTGGCGCCTTTTTTGCCTTGATGAACGGCGTCCGGGGGAAATTGGATTGCCAGGACTGCCGGATATCGGTTCGCTTTGGTGAATCTTTTCGCGCCCTCGACGTGCGTGTCCTCGTCAACCCGATTGAGGTGCAGGGGCAGTTTTTTTCGATCGTGAACATGACCGATATCAGCCACGAAAAACGGCGCAAGATGCTGGAACGAATCTTTTTCCACGATGTGATGAACACAGCCGGCGGCTTGCAGGGGCTGCTGGAGTTGGGCCGCGATGTGGCCGATCTCCAGGAGGCCAAGAACCTTTTCGGCGCGCTGGAGTCGGTGGCGGGCGGTCTCGTCGAAGAGATCGCCGAACAGCGCGATCTGATCGCCGCCGAAAATGATGAGCTCAAGGTGATCCCCGCCTATATCCGCTCGCGGGAACTGCTTCACGGGCTGGTGCGCCAGTTTTGCGCCAATGACCAGTATGGTCGCTGGTCTGTCCGCATCGACGAGGGATCCGAAAATGCCACCTTTCTCAGCTCGCCGGTGCTGCTGCGCCGGGTGTTAAAAAACATGCTGAAAAATGCCGTCGAGGCCTCGCCCGCCGGCGCGGAGATCACCGCCGGTTGCCGCAAGGCCGGCGATTCGGTGGAATTCTGGGTAAACAACCCTGTCCCCATGACGCGGGAGGTCCAGCTTCAGGTCTTCAAGCGCTCCTTCTCCACGAAAGGGGAGGGGCGGGGCATCGGCACCTACAGCATGAAGCTGTTGACCGAGCGCTACCTGAACGGGCGGATCCATTTTGATGTGTCTCCGGAGTCGGGGACAACCTTTGTTGTCGCCTATCCCATCGACAATCAGGGGTGGAAGGGCGAAGAATTTGCCGGTTGA